In Malus sylvestris chromosome 2, drMalSylv7.2, whole genome shotgun sequence, the genomic stretch TTCAATATACATTCTATTGAAAAAGTGGATACATtaacttgtgatttttttttttaaaaaggtaaaaataaacTAGTAGATACATTGTGTAATGACCCGTCcccaattattatgatttttataattttaaaaagtgaatttacgaaaatgcccttcgagacaaagtgttgacttttgttgactatTGTGTTGTGTCACGTAAAGTTCATTTTCTGGGTGTATTCCcatagtactcgtcgctacggatGCATGGGCGCAAACGGAAtgcaatttggagttataacgaagaagttatgggcGAGTAAAAATAGGGACAAAATGGTAAATTGAATATTTTCTGGAAGGCTCCaaatttttggagcaaaattaggTGAGCCACATGTGTGGCTGGAGCAAAATCTGGtgagccacgtgtgtggcctaGATTAAAAGAAAGAGTGGTTGGGCTGTGGAGATGGCAGATAATGAAGAGAATGAGGGAAAGGTGAAAGCCAAccgggagaagagagagatggtgaGTGACCAAtggagaaagaagaaaggagGGGAAAGAGAAGGGTGATAAGAACGGGATCATGGATCCCTTACCGGTTCTCTTCAACCTGACTCGCAGAGACTGTGAAACTTGATGGATTTCGATGGTTTTTCCGGCTAATTTCTGACGATTTACGCCGAGGTATCACCTAGGAACTTCTGACCAGCTTTCCCTTTTTGATTTTCCACACAAATTAGACAAGATTTGGTCTTGGTTTCGTGGGAATGGCACCGGCAGCACCGTGGTGTTCTTGGTGGCAATTCGCCAATTTTTTAAGCAAAGTCCTTTGAAGGCGTCAGAACTTGTTTGGAGTTGAATCAAGAATCACCCTTTATGGGGTTCCGGTGGGTTTTCATGAAATTGAGGCTTTTCCCGACCAAATTGGCTTTGGTCGCATGTATGAAAGTTActccactcattgagatcttcattcttgtaaagtttgagaatttttagaaatagttgaatttccGGCGAGGGGCCGAGGTGTCCCCTGACCTTCTTAGGATAAATTTGAATACCTTGGTTTCGTTTGTGAAGTCCGATTGATGAAATTCCGTCATTTGATCctagttccattaaggtccGCCACTTGATTATTATAACAAATGAccatccgaccgttggattgtcaccaaactttgatacgttatactacgtaatatttaaggatattagaaacttacggatcgggaatccgacttacggatcttcctgaatatgatatgtaagttacatgttctattgataagaattctaatacatgatttgataattgttctaggcatCGATTGTTCGTGACGCCTTGATGGTTGTACTAGGGAGTTGTAGTGCGAACTcgaggtgagtgggcttttggttttctatatatatatatacatgtatatgcTTTACATTTTCCCATAAACTGTTTTATACGAGCGTATTCTTTTAAATGTCATGTCAtgcttgcatttcattttattatatgCATTGGTATGTATATGTAAACTATTGTATGATGTTGCAGAGGCCAGGTAAGTTTCAGGTGAGTACTGTATGATGTTAGTGGTTGCATTGGTTATGGTTATACGTAGAGGCATGTATAGCtaattatcctgcaccccggtgttagtgctcccacccGTGGTCAGGACACAATCATTtacatgatgttcacctcccgcaccgcacgctcaccttggatccaagtttgatGCACagccttgtcgtacagaccacattaagTGGTTCCAACTCTTAGGTGACCCgtgattattcgcacagccttcacgtgatcataacacttgagcgtacttatttacacttatccctgtcgtacagaccacattaggtggttccgacttgtgtgcaagAATTAGTTAATGAGCTATAGTTTCAGCcatacaggtcacgttaggcgACTCCGACTggcatatcattttacattgatttatttcacctggcttacttatttcattgctgagatacttgacatggcatatatttagttttcattactctcgagcatgatttctatatagatatgtattactattttctgggaaattatacgggttttacggcaAGTGATTATAACgttttcaaagggtttttattaaaaactttattttcaggccccctcacacttgttttacgcccctccaggttttagctgctgaaagtccatatcgacgaggattcatgacgaatctcagtataggtggctacctcttagggtatgatccttacccacattactgtactttacttatactctgacGTCGAGTGTGAAATGGGCTCATTCCCACTCACAACGCACTCTTgtctttaggcacttttaggtttaaatttattcacatttttcacatcaatatactttatggcttcgtcaccttccaggtgtcggccatcacAGTTCAATTCGAAGTCTtagtggacattctgggtcgggatgtgtcacattgtttcttgtaaaaactaaacaatagttacattattttcataaaaacaataaacaatatGTAATTTCTTTTTAAGTTACACAATAGGTACACAATTTtcgtaaaaattaaataataggtactttatttttggaaaaaaaaaaagtagaaacattgtttcttttaaaaattaaacaattaatTTATAAGGTAAATTAGTTTGCATGTATTTTGTATATATGGGTTtgttattatgtaggtaaattatttttttatgtattttacatatactgggtatattatttttctttttttaagcaatctaacattttaaaattttaatagtaggtgcactatttgaatcaaatgtttttttttgtaggtaaattattttgcatgaattttacatatatcaagcatatatatgtgtgtgtgtgtgtgtgtgtgtgtgtgagtgtgtgagaaataatttacctacattaatatgtaaaatataattttattgacttaattaagcatgtataataacatatattagacatgttttatgttattatatattaggcaatgaatttataacattaatgtttttttttttttgtaaaatcattaattatcCCTTACCATCCATTCACATAGCATTAATTATGTACATCATTCAAATAgggtttataaaaataaaaataataaaaaaacaaataggggtattttaggcatccgagtatttttaatgtgtgaagtcaaacataattaatgaatttgctgatgtggaatctagtcaatggattttattcaagaaaaaaacTTATGTCGGATTTTATGtagagaaaattaagttttagaggctaaaatcatattttcagttAAATGAATTAGCTGTGTTAACAGAGAGCATTATGAgatgctttcttctcaagttaaTTACTTAATCCAAAGTTTGAGATTACGAGTTTAAAACTTTCAATTCTTCTGACAAACTATTCTCGCATTGTTCCATATCATTcttattttcaaaaatattaataaatatgcATTTTCTTAAGCGCTAACATTAACAATATTGTCAATGCTCAAAACTTGCAagttaacaaattaaaataattagtcATTGGTGGGCTTGGGATAAAAATTAGAATGAAATAGACTCAATATTTATGTGATTCACCCCTCAAAAGTGGGCTACATCCACTGTAGCACTTGGCTAAGACTAAAATTCTCTCTCACTTCAGTCGTCGACCTCCTTACAAGAGTTTCCCACCCCCTTATGTAAGTCCTCAATGAACCCATAAGCCTTGGGCAAACCTAGTCTCACTTTTCTAGCATTTAATGTGCCACCCCTATCGACCAATGTGCTTATAACTTTTTAACCATCAGTTTGACATTCAGCAGTGAAGTGACGTTTACTCAGTCGGGATTACACGCTCTTCTAGAGCTATATGTGTTGAGTGACCTTCTCGACCTTGATTATCTAACCTTGTCGCTCCGAGCAGCAGCCCAACTACCTTTATGTCCCGTCCTAAGCTCTTGCTTTTGATTGTTGGTTGACACATGGCCTGGTTAGTGTCTGAGTATGATGCTCTTCAAACCTTGTGCCATAAAATTGTCAGTTTGTCCACGTGCATCTAGCGGTTGGAAAGTAATTTATGTAGCCTTAATCAGACTAAGGTGGCAAGCAGATGACTTTAGTACTCGGATAAGTCTTCCTTTAACTCCATTGGGCCTTAGGCTTCTCAatcttttctgggttttgacTTCAATTGGACTTTCAGAACCTTTTTCCCCGAGCACACCATTTTGTGGGCTGAAAAAGACCCAGTAATAACAAGTATGAGTGAGTACCAAATCCTACAAAAAATTGTTCAAGGCTAAGATATCCGTTTCAAGTATTAcccaaaatgataaaaaaagagTTTAAGACTTTTGGATTAAGTAAGTAACACATCTTCTCTCACAAAAAGTTTTCATTACCATTCCTAATCCTAAACACATGTTATCTCTAATATGTACAGAAACCATACTCTTATCCTAATTACTTTGTTTTTTAACCTACTATATTATAGGTATTTCATTAAAGGGTAGAAGCCAAATTGacttcaaaacccaaaagagtttACAAAGGATAGTTCAAAACGCTATTTAAAGGGTAGAtttctgtttactaccctcatgtttcgtggttttcaacatttagtacattaagttttttttcgtcccaaagtcatacctaaagtgtaaatttgggacaatctcatacatccgttagtcaaactgtcaagtcttccgttaactgtgacgtggcacgccatgtggacaatgactgggcgccatgtGTCATCCACatggaaatttaaaataaataaataaataaaattaaaaaataaaaaaaaaccttcatcttccccaggaTCCCACCGTGTTCACCCCCTCCTTATCCCTCCATTCTCTTCCCCGCACCCATCCTCCCTGCACACCCACCCATTCCCTTCATTCTCCATCCCTTCTTCATCAGCTAAATACCAGTCAGAAAACCAACCACAATCAAAACCCATAAACCATTTTGCAGGCTAACGAATTTCCTTTCCcaagaaaggaaaaaacaatACTTGATTAAACGAAATGACGTCGAAGCGCAACCTGGTGCAGTCGCCTTTATCGCACCTGATGGAGGTAGAGACGTCCGGCATGACGGGCCCGCCAAGGACAACGAGGTCGCGGGTTCGGGTCGGGTCAAGGTCAATGAGCATGGGCTTGTACGCGATGAGTCGGATGTCGTTGCAGAGATTGTACTTGGACCTGATCACCACGACGACCTTCTAGGCGGCGGATTGGGGGTCGGAGCGAGGCGCATTGAGGGCcatcgattttggagcaaaccCAATCAGACGGCGAATAAGTGGGTGGATACTGGGATCGAGGTTTGGGGATCGGGTCCGTCGTGTAAACCtaagagaagggagggagaatgAGGAGAATGGGTAGGTGTGCGGGAAGGACGAGTGCAGGGAAGAGAAGGGAGGAAGGGAGGGGGTGAACGCCCATACCcagaaatttatttatttatttattttaattttttaatttttaatttttttataattatttttaatttccacatgGACCTTAAATGATAGTGGCgtccaatcattgtccacataggcaccatgtcatcagttaacgatagagttaacagtttgactaacgaatgtatgagactgtctcaaaatttacactttaggtagaATTCTTGGacgaaaaaacttgatgtactaaatgttgaaaaccacgaaacatatgggtagtaaacagagattTACCCCTATTTAAAACATACAGCAAATTACATCAGGTCCTCAACAAGGAGGTCAGTGATAAATGACGAAGGGTAGTCCAATCACACATTGATCTCTGATGTTCAAAATGTAACGAGCCATACATAGGCCACGATATTGGCTTGGCGACGTATATGGGTACAAACTCCTTAAGTGATCGTAGGAAGCCAGAACTTAGAGTCTTCAATGATGTTGCCGATGGTAGACAAGTTACGTGAGTGATTTTCACACTCTTTTTAGCTTATTATACATCTATATAATCTTAGCCattaattttgtttgatttaattaattcaataaccATATATAAAGAAGGGTGtgtaaaaaactgaaaaagtgtgaaaatcactttccaaatttaaattcatcaaGAGTAATGTGAGAGCAAGTAAATTCGAAGTTATTGCCTCAAATACTACTATTTTACACACTCGCAATGTGAAGTGCAAaaagtttgtttatttgttatttcCATATTACCTTTCTATTTCGATTTTGTGCAGTTTACAAAACCAGAAGTTGAAACGAACAAAATAACTGGTTTACTTCAATTTTGGTTTGATTAGACCAAATTTACCTTATTTGGGCTTAAATTCGTAAAATAAGGGaaagaacatgaaaaatatatcattttaaCTATTTGTATTATGATATTTATAATTTCACCTGAATACTCGATGCTTATAAAAATATCTAGACTAGTGCCACCTAGCAAGGGagtcaaaaaaagaaaagaaaaaaaaaaaaaaaaatcaaaatacgaTACCGCCATTTCCCTCCGAATAAAAGATCCCTTTCCCgccaaaaccataaaatgtTGCCAGGTTTatatcatttattaaaaaagGAGCTCCAAAACCTTGACACTACACCCAGAACCACTGGCACTCACACACAGAGATCCGCCACGCAGTCAATGGCGGACGACGAGCAAGCGACGGCGGCCACCGGTAGGCGGCGGGGCCGAGGACCAGAGGCGTCGGCCCGTGCCGGAGCCCTCGAACGCCTCAAAGCTCTCCGCCATGGCGGCCGCCGATCTGAAACTGGCGGGTTCCAAATCAAGATGGAGGATAGAATCTACGACACCGTCGGAGACGACGAGTATGACGCAATTGTTGCCAAACGACGGGAAGAGGTCCGAGGCTTCATCGTAGACGACAATGGCCTGGGGTACTGCGATGAGGGCGAGGAAGAGGACTGGACCCGGGCCGGTCCGTCATTGGATGAATCAGACGGCGGTGATAGGCCCAAGAGGAAGAAAGtcgagaaaaaggaaaaagacaaGGACAAAGAGCCTCGGCCCAAAAAGCCCAATTCGTCGCTCACGGCGGCGGCTGCGATGATGGGGAAGCAGAGGCTTTCGTCGATGTTCACGTCGTCGATTTTTGGGAAAAATAGAGATAATGAAAGGGGGAAAGGGTTGAATTGTGATAGAATTGTCGATGATGTGATTGCGGAGTTTGCGCCGGATGAGAATGACAGAGAGAAGCGGAGGGGACAATTGAACAAGATTTTTGTGTGAATTCGAGTGTTAAGAGTGAAATTGGGTCTGATAGGGGTGTCAATATAGCAATGAAGGTTGAATTGAATAGAGTTGTGGCAAGTGGTAGTGATTCTGTGGTGGGTTCTGTGCAGATTTATGAAGGGGTTGAAGAAAATGAGGGCAAGAAGGAGGTGGTTTTCGAAGTCGGTGATCCCCCAATTGAGGAAATCCATGATTTTTCAGAGAGGGAAGGGGCAATTGAGGAGAAAAATGTGAATTTTATTGAAGAGAAAGTGGAACCtgtgaagaaaaaggaagaggtTTTCACTTTGAATGCAAAGATTAAGGAAGATAATAAGGACCCGTCATTGAGTGCCATGGCTGGATGGAAGGCCGTGAGGACTGGAGGGGATGGGAATGTTGGTGGCAGCGTTTTGGAGGTCAATAGTGGCTCAAATAAGGAAGAGCTTTTGCAGTGTGATCTGGAAGAAGATGGTTCACTGCCTTTTTACATGATTGATGCTTATGAAGAGTTCTATGGTGCTAATATGGGCAAGCTTTATCTGTTTGGGAAGGTAAATATAGCAATAGTTTCATGTAACTTAAATTCTGTTTGGTTCGTTACCAATGAAAGTTTGTAAATCTGTTTCATTTCTAAAGTGTAGTTCTTATCTTGCATGTTTGATCATGTTGCACCATAGGCCAAAGCAGGAAGTTCATACCAGAGTTGTTGTGTGGTTGTAGAGAACATGCAGAGATGTGTCTACGCAATTCCAAACAGTTCTGTATTTCACAGTGATGAAATCATGAAGCTTGAAAAGGATGCTGAAGAGTCGAGGATATCATCCAGAGAATTCCGTACAAAGCTGCATGTAGGTGTTTGTTTTTCAACAAGCAGGAACATACATACCATGTAGTTCTTGTTGGACTAGCATTTAATTTTCTTTGCTGCTGTTcatgcttttgtttttcctGTTATCAGGACATGGCTTTGGGTTTAAAGAGTGACATAGCAAAGAAGTTGTTGGATCAAAATGTATCAGCTTTTAGCATGGCACCGGTTAAGGTTTGCAAATATAATCATAGAGATATTTCCAACTTTGAATTTGATTAAATTATAACCAGTCAAGTTTATTGAGTCTTTGCGGAACTTTCCCGTTATTTGTTCCACTTGATTGCTCATTGAGTGTTATGTGACCACATATAACAGAGAAACTATGCATTTGAGCGATCTGACATACCTGCCGGAGAGAATTATGTACTTAAGATCAATTATCCATTCAAGGTATAACACTCAACCTGTAATTGAATCAGTTTATAGAAATAAAGTACACCTTCAATTTGCATATCAACTATGTTATAGGTTTTTGTTCTTTACAGTGTGCTGTGAGACAGTGATGGTTAATGACTTGATGATTTAGTGTCAAAGTTCATTTGACTCCATTTTTATGAGTACTGATTGCACTGTCGCAGGATCCCTGACTTCCAGCAGATCTCAAAGGAGAAACATTCCATGCTCTTCTAGGAACACATAGCAGGTACAAGAAGTTATAGCATGTCCTCCAGTTTGATGTCTGATCTATAACTCTCAAATCTTTCGTTTGTGTTTATTCCTGGATTTTCCTAGTGGTGACCTTAGAGAATGGAGCTACCTTATGTTACTTTGGTGCTCTTTCTTTAATACATTAGAGAAAACCTAACATATCATAACTTACAGTGCGTTGGAGCTTTTTCTTGTTAAAAGGAAGATAAAAGGACCTTCTTGGCTATCAGTTTCAGGTTCTGAGTTTCGCACAGTTTCACAACGGGTGAGATCTCCAAGTCTGGACATCTGTTATCATTTTAGCCATGATTATGAGCTTCATATTTTTACTTGTTTTCGGGTTCATCTGTGATAACTTTGATTATTCTATCATACAGGTAAGTTGGTGCAAATTTGAGGTGGTCGTTAAATCTGCAAAAGACATACAGGTCTCAAATTGCCCAAAGAAGACTGCAGAGGCTCCCCCAGTGGTTGTTACTGCAATAAGTTTGAAAACTattaattttgatgaaattgtcTCTGCATCTGTTATCTGCTGTCACAAGGCCAAGGTTTGTTCTAGAATCATTTTTAGCACTGCTTggtttagttttgttttttttttctgtgacTTTTGATGCATCTTCTTGGGATGCACAATTCTAAGCCTACTGACTAACAAGCAATGAAAATTTCTCCGCTAACCTGATGTTTATAAATTTCATCCATTTGTTTCGCTTCTACAGTCAacgaagtttgaagccatatatTCATATACTATACTTGCTGAAATTTTTTGCTAATGTTcaccaaaattgttttcaatATCCTTATATTGTGCTCTTTGGCATTTTAGATTGACACTCCCGCGTTGGCATCAGAGTGGACGAGACCTGGCATGCTGAGCCATTTTACTGTTGTCCGTAAACTTGATGGAGGCATATTTCCCATGGGCTTCACTAAGGAGGCTACAGAAAAGAATTCTAAAGCTGGATCAAATGTTTTAAGCATCGAAAGCATGTGGGGTTTACTAGCATATCTAATTCTCAATCAATCCTTTTCTTCGCTCTCAATAGAAAAAATAACAACTATTCCTTTAAAAACTGTATTTTAGGTTCACTGTCCATTGAACCTGAACTTTGTTTTGCAGCGAAAGGGCTTTACTAAACcgtttgatgattgaattacaCAAGTTGGACAGTGATGTTCTTGTTGGACACAATATATCTGGATTTGACCTGGATGTCCTTCTCCGTAGAGCTAAGGTGGGAATACTTTTGCCTTTATGTTAAAAATTGATTGTATCTATCCTTGTTATGTTTATTTCAATGAGTTTGGTGAAATCATTCTATCATTTGTGATCGATAAGGTCATCCTTTTGCTAAAATATATGCATCTAGAGGCAAACTGGATGAAATACAGACTGCTGACGAGATGCTGTTCGTCATCAGTTACATGATGTTTCAGTGCAACATATCTTGTAttttgcattaaaaaacaaacaaaaaaattgacacTTTTTCTAAAGACTTGGTTTAAAGTTTCAAACTATGAACAAAAAATATCATTCTCCAAATGCAGCTTTCTGTCTCCGTGTCGTTCCACTGCAAATTTCTTGACCTTCCACTGTTTCAAATGCCTGTTTCTTGTTATGCAATTCTTCTCTTTCTGCTCATCCTGATTTTTCCACATGAAAATTCATTTGTGCCATATATGTAAATTCTATGGATTATTGGTAACACCCTTtcccaaaaatttaaaaataaaagctaaattattttttatgcattAGTTGTAAGTTCGTACACTTAATCAGCTACCATTTCCCATGAATATTTAAAGATGTTTAATATTTGTAGGCTTGTAAGGTGCCAAATGCCATGTGGTCCAAAATAGGCCGTCTCAAGCGTTCTGTGATGCCTGACCTTGCAAAAGGAGGCACCATTTTTGGATCTGGAGCAAGTCAAGGGATCATGTCCTGCATTTCTGGTCGCCTTTTGTGTGATACATACTTGTGTTCCCGTGACTTGTTAAGGGAGGTAAGTACTTGTGTTTTGGATTATATGCTTGGTATTGCTGATTAGGTTTAGGTTCTCAGCATTTCATGTATGCAATGTTTTGCCTTTCCAGGTTAGCTATTCTTTGACACAACTTGCAAAGACTCAGCTGAATAAAGACCGAAAGGAGATCTTGCCGCATGAAATTCCTAGAATGTTCCAGAAATCAGAATTTCTAATGGAACTGGTACGCTCTCATACTTATATTACAAACTATGTTTGTCTTTTTAGAGTTGTTTTAATATTGTTCTGTTATTTTATGCTAGACTACTACGGCTGTCATTATAATCTCTAGCTTATATAGTACCTCTTATCATATACATACGTAGTTAGGTGAAAAGGCTGTGGTTTTCTAATCCAAAACCTATTTTTCTTAAACCTCTCTCATTTCTTTCTTCACACTAGCCTTCTGTTAAAAAGCTTAACTTTCCTGTCTTCTCTTTGAAACAAAATCATATAGTTATTTTATTCTTAGAAGAAGACTAGTGTTATCAGAGATTTGGTATGCAAGTGAGGCAATTTAAAGTTTAATGCAACCGATAATATCAATTTATTGTAATGTATGTACCAGAAAACAGTGTTAGGAGAGTTCATCTTGCATGTTAGTTGGTCCTTCTGTTATTCAATTGGCTGACAATTCATGGCTGTGAAAATCTTTGATTGTTATCTACCGAATGCAACTGATTTTACTGCTCCTTGTTATTCATTTATGCCATTTCAAAATGTAACTATGCTTACCAACCATTTATGTTAGCCTCTTACTAATAAAACCATGATTCTTGTTTTCTTGACACCTTGTAACTTTATAGAACTAAACTATCAGTGAAATGGGTTCAATTTCCTACCATGATTCTAATACTGTTTTCATGTATTCAGATTGAATATGGTGAGACAGATGCATGGCTGTCTATGGAACTCATGTTTCATTTGAGTGTTCTTCCCCTCACCCGCCAGCTGACAAAGATAAGCGGTAATCTGTGGGGGAAAACCCTACAAGTGAGTCCTATGATGTTTTTTCTATTTGATGAATTCAAATTTTGATAATGGACATGGTCTAAAATGTATAGGTGGTCTAAATCTAATCTATGCATTTTTCAGGGTGCTAGGGCACAAAGAGTAGAATATCTTTTGCTGCATGCATTCCATGCAAAAAAATATATTGTTCCAGACAAGATGCATCTGAAGGAAACAGATTCGGTAAAGCGTAAAACAGATAATGGTGTTGATGATAAAAATGTTGATGAGTTGGatgtaaattttgataatgATGCAAAGAAGGATCATGGGAAAGGCAAGAAAGGTCCTGCCTATGCAGGTGGATTGGTATTGGAGCCAAAAAGAGGGTTATATGACAAGTATATATTACTTCTCGACTTCAATAGTCTTTACCCGTCTATTATTCAGGTAAGCAATATTACTTCTGGACTTTACTTACTCCACCATCGCCTAGATGCCTACTTTCAATTTATTTCTTCTCCCTGATGTAAAGTGAGGGAAATGGTTTTACAGATTTTTTTAGTATTCATAC encodes the following:
- the LOC126600814 gene encoding LOW QUALITY PROTEIN: DNA polymerase alpha catalytic subunit-like (The sequence of the model RefSeq protein was modified relative to this genomic sequence to represent the inferred CDS: inserted 1 base in 1 codon; substituted 1 base at 1 genomic stop codon), which produces MADDEQATAATGRRRGRGPEASARAGALERLKALRHGGRRSETGGFQIKMEDRIYDTVGDDEYDAIVAKRREEVRGFIVDDNGLGYCDEGEEEDWTRAGPSLDESDGGDRPKRKKVEKKEKDKDKEPRPKKPNSSLTAAAAMMGKQRLSSMFTSSIFGKNRDNERGKGLNCDRIVDDVIAEFAPDENDREKRRGQLNKIFVXNSSVKSEIGSDRGVNIAMKVELNRVVASGSDSVVGSVQIYEGVEENEGKKEVVFEVGDPPIEEIHDFSEREGAIEEKNVNFIEEKVEPVKKKEEVFTLNAKIKEDNKDPSLSAMAGWKAVRTGGDGNVGGSVLEVNSGSNKEELLQCDLEEDGSLPFYMIDAYEEFYGANMGKLYLFGKAKAGSSYQSCCVVVENMQRCVYAIPNSSVFHSDEIMKLEKDAEESRISSREFRTKLHDMALGLKSDIAKKLLDQNVSAFSMAPVKRNYAFERSDIPAGENYVLKINYPFKDPXLPADLKGETFHALLGTHSSALELFLVKRKIKGPSWLSVSGSEFRTVSQRVSWCKFEVVVKSAKDIQVSNCPKKTAEAPPVVVTAISLKTINFDEIVSASVICCHKAKIDTPALASEWTRPGMLSHFTVVRKLDGGIFPMGFTKEATEKNSKAGSNVLSIESIERALLNRLMIELHKLDSDVLVGHNISGFDLDVLLRRAKACKVPNAMWSKIGRLKRSVMPDLAKGGTIFGSGASQGIMSCISGRLLCDTYLCSRDLLREVSYSLTQLAKTQLNKDRKEILPHEIPRMFQKSEFLMELIEYGETDAWLSMELMFHLSVLPLTRQLTKISGNLWGKTLQGARAQRVEYLLLHAFHAKKYIVPDKMHLKETDSVKRKTDNGVDDKNVDELDVNFDNDAKKDHGKGKKGPAYAGGLVLEPKRGLYDKYILLLDFNSLYPSIIQEYNICFTTVERSSEGLAPRLPYCKKIGLLPELLKDLVERRRNVKKWMKGLKIQQLDIQQQALKLTANSMYGCLGFPNSRFYAKPLAELITLQGREILQSTVDLVQNNLNLEVIYGDTDSMMIYSGLDDIAKAKAIARKVIQEVNKKYRCLEIDLDGLYKRMLLLKKKKYAAVKVQFKNEMPYEVIERKGLDMVRRDWSLLSKEMGDFCLSQILSGGSCEDVVESIHDALMKVQEEMRNGQVAIEKYVITKSLTKPPEAYPDAKNQPHVQVALRLKQSGYSAGCSAGDTVPYIICCEQGTSLGNSTVIAQRARHPDELKREDGKWMIDIDYYLSQQIHPVVSRLCASIQGTSPGRLADCLGLDSSKFKGDSSEAVSDDPSNLSLLLDDEERFRGCEPLILACPSCSDTFSCPTILNSISMSITKKQTKSQAEECTSDFWYTLRCAKCPGEGDMGRLSPVMIANQVKRQVDGFVSMYYRGFMTCDDESCQYKTRSLNLRLVGNAERGTVCPDYPRCNGRLVRKYTEADVYKQLSFFCHVLDTVRCIEKTEASTRLPVEMELAKLRSVVNLAASTVQRIRDRCAYGWIQLQDLCITV